One Elaeis guineensis isolate ETL-2024a chromosome 10, EG11, whole genome shotgun sequence genomic window carries:
- the LOC105053050 gene encoding uncharacterized protein, translated as MSLLDHLWDETVAGPRPDSGLGKLRKYSSFSPSSSASASAATAPGSFHVTRSITILRTATSPCSTLDSASSAPSSPASVPDSPITPTGLRGEWRRPRRKPAPMAEGMETAEPRNPTVYDWVVISSLDR; from the exons ATGAGCCTTCTCGACCACCTATGGGACGAGACGGTGGCCGGCCCCCGGCCGGACTCCGGCCTCGGCAAGCTCCGCAAGTACTCCTCCTTTTCCCCTTCCTCCTCCGCCTCCGCCTCAGCCGCCACCGCGCCTGGCAGCTTCCATGTCACCCGGAGCATCACCATCCTCCGCACCGCCACCTCCCCCTGCAGCACCCTCGACTCCGCCTCCTCGGCCCCATCGTCGCCGGCCAGCGTCCCCGACTCCCCAATCACAC ctaCGGGGCTGAGAGGAGAATGGAGGAGGCCTAGGAGGAAGCCGGCGCCAATGGCGGAGGGTATGGAGACCGCCGAACCCCGGAACCCGACCGTTTACGACTG GGTGGTGATAAGTTCTCTGGATAGATGA